Genomic DNA from Pelosinus sp. UFO1:
TTTACTCCCGCAGCCTTGGCATCAGCATAACTAATTTCCGGTTCAGGATTGCACAAAGAAAATACGATGGAATCTCGATTCATACTCTGAACAATTTCTTTCGTGAAGGATCCAGGTTGCGAAACACCGATAAGCACATCTGCACCTTTTGCAATGTCTTGCAGGCTACCTTGTTCTTTTTTCAAATTAGTTCTAGGCAATAAAGCTGCTTGAACCCGATTTACGCGAGATGTCTCCATTCCATCATACATGGCACCTTTGGAATTCATCATAACTACATGCCCTACACCAGCATTGAGTAATAATTGTACGATGGCGGTACCAGCTGCACCAGCACCATTTACTACAACCTTGACCTCATGCAACTGTTTTTTTACTAATCGCAGTGCACCAATCGTAGCAGCTACAGCAGCAATGGCCGTCCCATGTTGATCATCATGAAACACAGGTATATCCATTTGCGCCTTGAGAGCATCTTCAATATCATAGCATTTAGGAGAAGAAATATCCTCTAAATTGATTCCTGCAAAATTAGGTTGTAACAGTCGAACGGTTTTGATAAATTCATCTGCGTCCTTCGTGTCAATTGACAAGGGAATGGCATCTACGTCACCAAATACTTTATATAGTACAGCCTTACCTTCCATTACGGGTATAGCTGCCTCTGGACCAATATCTCCAAGACCGAGCACTCTAGTTCCATCAGTAATAACTGCCACCATATTACCACGGCAAGTATATTCAAAAGATAAATCTTTCTCGCGATGAATTTCCATGCAAGGTTCTGCTACCCCTGGGGTATACGCTAGACTAAGATCATGACCATCTCGTAGTGGAGTCTTAGCAATCACACCTAATTTACCATTCTTTTCTCGATGATAGGCTAATGCTTCATCACGTAAACTCATATTTTATCTCCTTCTAACTATTATTTTCTATATCAACTAAGCTATATTAATTTGCTCACTTAGAACCGCTTTAATGTCGACTTTTAGCGCTTTCAATTACATTATATGATTATTTTAAATATAAAGATAATATCGAATATTTATTGTATGATAACTTTTAGTTATACTGTCTATACCCTTTAGTTTTATCTATTTTGTACTAAAACTTTGTCAAATTACTCCTTTGTAATCTAGGATCGCTCTTCTTTACTTCTTCTACGTTTATAGCTAATTCAAAAAGCCTTCTTGATTACTCAAGAAGGCTTTTTTTACTGGTTGAGAACTATTGACATACGTTCTCTAAATATAATTTTCAACTTACAGAGTGCAAGCACCATCTACACTTAATACTGTTCCGTTAATATATTTAGCATCATCTGATGCAAGGAATGCAAAAGCTGCTGCTATTTCTTCAGGCTCACCTAATCGTCCTGCAGGGACTTTAACAAGAATTCTATCTTGCAATACTTGCTCAGGAATTTTCTTCACCATGTCTGTACCGATAAAACCAGGAGCCACGCAATTGAAACGTAGTCCAGATTTCGCCATTTCTTTTGCCCATGATTTAGTCATACCGATTACGCCCCATTTTGTCGCTGCATAATTGGTTTGCCCCATGTTTCCGTAGATACCTACAACAGAAGAGGATGTTAAAACAACACCTGACTTTTGTTCTAACATATATGGTAATACTGCGGAAGTACAATTAAACACGCCAGTAAGATTTACAGAAATGACAGCATCCCAAGCATCTTTTGTCATTTTTTTCATCATCGCATCTTTTGTAATTCCTGCGTTGTTAATCAACACATCTACTTTACCAAAAACTTCAATCGTTTTGTCCATCATATTTTTAACACTCTCTGGGTTGGCTACATCAACTTGAACATAAAATGCGGCAGTTCCCTTTGCTTCTAGTTCAGCTACAGTACCTGATCCATCAGCAAAATCAGCAACAACTATTTTCGCACCTTCCTCAGCAAATCTAAGGGCAGTACACTTGCCAATCCCATTAGCAGAACCAGTAATGATTACTACTTTATCCTTCAAACCTCTCATTTTTAAAAAACTCCCTTCAATACTCTTTTTATATTATAAACCTTTGCCTATAACATCGCTTTTAAATTGCCTCGATTACAGTAGCAATAGCCGGTCCCCCACCAACACATAATGAAGCAACACCATAACGCTCGCCAGAACGTTTTAATTCATATAAAAGTGACACAATTATTCTTGCAGCAGTACACCCAACTGGGTGGCCGAGCCCAATTCCAGAACCATTACGATTAACATTTTTAAGATCAAGATTTAATTCTTTATTTACTGCTATAAATTGGGCTGCAAATGCCTCATTAATTTCATAATAACTAATTTGATCCTTAGTCAAGTTTGCATCCTTCAGTACTTTAGGAATAGCAAAAGCTGGTCCTATACCCATAACCTCTGGGTGTACTCCCATATTCGCAGTAGCAACTACACGGGCGAGTGGCTTGATCGAAAGTTCACGGGCTTTCTCGGCAGACATTAATACTAATGCGGCTGCACCATCATTAACACTTGATGAATTGCCTGATGTTACGGTTCCATTTTTCTTAAAGGCAGGTTTCATGCCAGCTAGCTTTTCAACTGTAAAATCATCTCTCGGATGCTCATCTGAATCTACTACTACTGCTCCTCGTCTCGTTTCAATAGTTACAGGAACAATTTCCTCTTGAAATACTCCACGACGTTGAGCAGCAATCGCTCGCTGATGACTCAGCAATGCTAATTCGTCTTGTTCCGAACGGGATATATTGTACTGCTCAGCCAAGTTTTCCGCTGTAACGCCCATATGATAACCCTGTATTGCACAAATTAAACCGTCGTATAGCATAGAATCATGGATCTCACCATGACCCATACGATAACCTTCACGAGCACCTTTTAGAATATAAGGAGCCTGAGACATACTTTCTGCACCAACAGCTACCACAATTTGTGCTTTTCCAAGCATAATCGACTGTGCTGCGGCTTCGAATGCTTTCATACCGGAACCACACTGTTGATCAACCGTATATGCGTACCCTTCAGTAGGCATTTTGCATTTTAACTGTATCTGGCGACCAGGGTTCCCTTTTGCTCCACCTTTGTAAATCATGCCACAAACAAGTTCTTCAACCTGTTCAGGTTTTAAATTGGCTCTAGCTAATGCTCCGTTTACAGCTATTACTCCAAGATCAATAGGACTTACGTCTTTTAGCGCTCCAAGGAAATTACCAATTGGAGTTCTTGCAGCACCAACGATTACTACCTCGTGTATCATTACTTTGACCTCCTTGATCTCCCTTAACTATATAACCGTTGAGCTTACTTATAGAGTAATGCAAGTTATGTGCCAATAATTAGATCTTTTAAAAATCCTCTTAAACTCAATTATTGCGCTATATCTATTATTTGTTTCTAACTTTTTTGTCCTATAGCGTACTATAAATAGACAACAATGTCTATTATATTAGACATGCTTACCTCGCTATATTATGCTCCAAATACAAAAGGCCACCTTAATCAATTAATGATCAAAGTGGCATTTAATAATAGGTGCAGTTGTTCAGATTATTCTAGAACCATTTAAGACTCTGTAATCGTTCCGCCCATTAACATGAAGTACCTGTACTGAAACATAGTAGGAGTCTTGTGAAGCGAGATATACTATGCTATTCATAACCTTATGTCACTCTCCCATCAATCTTTTTAACGAAAAGGTAATTGGTTTAAGAAGCAAATACACTTTGTAATCGTTTTT
This window encodes:
- a CDS encoding NADP-dependent malic enzyme, with amino-acid sequence MSLRDEALAYHREKNGKLGVIAKTPLRDGHDLSLAYTPGVAEPCMEIHREKDLSFEYTCRGNMVAVITDGTRVLGLGDIGPEAAIPVMEGKAVLYKVFGDVDAIPLSIDTKDADEFIKTVRLLQPNFAGINLEDISSPKCYDIEDALKAQMDIPVFHDDQHGTAIAAVAATIGALRLVKKQLHEVKVVVNGAGAAGTAIVQLLLNAGVGHVVMMNSKGAMYDGMETSRVNRVQAALLPRTNLKKEQGSLQDIAKGADVLIGVSQPGSFTKEIVQSMNRDSIVFSLCNPEPEISYADAKAAGVKVAGTGRSDSPNQVNNVCVFPGIFRGAIDVRARQINEEMKLAAVYAISELITEEELREDYVVPGVFDKRVAPAVAAAVARAAIKTGVARIIVDPEEVRAKAAARIKLADQK
- a CDS encoding beta-ketoacyl-ACP reductase, with the protein product MRGLKDKVVIITGSANGIGKCTALRFAEEGAKIVVADFADGSGTVAELEAKGTAAFYVQVDVANPESVKNMMDKTIEVFGKVDVLINNAGITKDAMMKKMTKDAWDAVISVNLTGVFNCTSAVLPYMLEQKSGVVLTSSSVVGIYGNMGQTNYAATKWGVIGMTKSWAKEMAKSGLRFNCVAPGFIGTDMVKKIPEQVLQDRILVKVPAGRLGEPEEIAAAFAFLASDDAKYINGTVLSVDGACTL
- a CDS encoding thiolase family protein; this translates as MHEVVIVGAARTPIGNFLGALKDVSPIDLGVIAVNGALARANLKPEQVEELVCGMIYKGGAKGNPGRQIQLKCKMPTEGYAYTVDQQCGSGMKAFEAAAQSIMLGKAQIVVAVGAESMSQAPYILKGAREGYRMGHGEIHDSMLYDGLICAIQGYHMGVTAENLAEQYNISRSEQDELALLSHQRAIAAQRRGVFQEEIVPVTIETRRGAVVVDSDEHPRDDFTVEKLAGMKPAFKKNGTVTSGNSSSVNDGAAALVLMSAEKARELSIKPLARVVATANMGVHPEVMGIGPAFAIPKVLKDANLTKDQISYYEINEAFAAQFIAVNKELNLDLKNVNRNGSGIGLGHPVGCTAARIIVSLLYELKRSGERYGVASLCVGGGPAIATVIEAI